From a region of the Agrobacterium tumefaciens genome:
- a CDS encoding carbon-nitrogen hydrolase family protein gives MTRLAASQYAIELIETWDAYAAHLSAIVREAKDKGAELLLLPEYSAMTLTGQLPPEARSDLHRSIEEIQPLIPSWVELCEELARQHQILFQPGSAPVKDNDGKFRNRAWLFGPDGLIGYQDKQIMTRFEREQWNIHGGTEGLKAFDTALGKLGILICYDNEFPMLGRKLAELGVELVLAPSCTDTLAGAYRVRIGAQARALENQYAVLSSPTAGEAPWSPAVDENRGRAALYVPSDYGMPPSGIVAESESDAVMESSLLVVDIDLATVAKLRTEGQVATRRDWPEQFQG, from the coding sequence ATGACCAGACTTGCCGCCAGCCAGTATGCCATTGAACTGATCGAGACATGGGACGCCTATGCCGCGCATCTTTCGGCAATTGTGCGGGAGGCCAAGGACAAGGGAGCTGAACTTCTGCTTCTGCCGGAATATTCCGCGATGACGCTGACCGGACAGTTGCCGCCTGAGGCACGCTCGGATCTGCACCGTTCCATCGAGGAGATACAGCCGCTGATCCCTTCATGGGTCGAGCTTTGCGAGGAACTGGCCCGGCAACATCAGATTCTCTTTCAACCGGGCAGCGCTCCGGTCAAGGACAACGATGGAAAATTCCGCAACCGCGCCTGGCTGTTCGGACCCGATGGCCTCATCGGATATCAGGACAAGCAGATCATGACGCGCTTTGAGCGCGAGCAATGGAACATTCACGGTGGTACCGAAGGGCTCAAGGCCTTTGACACGGCACTTGGCAAGCTTGGCATCCTTATCTGCTACGACAACGAGTTCCCGATGCTAGGCCGCAAGCTGGCCGAACTCGGTGTGGAACTGGTGCTGGCGCCGAGTTGCACCGATACGCTGGCGGGGGCTTACCGGGTGCGTATTGGCGCTCAGGCACGGGCGCTGGAAAACCAGTATGCCGTACTCTCCTCCCCCACAGCGGGAGAAGCACCCTGGTCGCCGGCCGTCGATGAAAATCGCGGTCGTGCGGCGCTTTATGTGCCCTCGGATTACGGCATGCCGCCGTCCGGCATCGTGGCGGAAAGCGAGAGCGATGCGGTGATGGAAAGTTCGTTGCTCGTGGTCGATATCGACCTTGCCACAGTGGCAAAACTGCGGACCGAGGGGCAGGTCGCCACCCGCCGCGACTGGCCAGAGCAATTCCAGGGATGA
- a CDS encoding GNAT family N-acetyltransferase — protein sequence MTVEIKSLSGIDAVPYFDDLAHLRITVFRAFPYLYDGTLEHEREYLATYAQAEGAVFVLALDGDKVVGMSTGMPMAVETEEVKAPFIAAGYDPERIFYFGESVLLDTYRGQGAGVRFFEEREAHAKRLGGIEWCTFCAVERPDNHPRRPADYVPLNAFWEKRGYRHHPELHTTFTWQDLDETSKSSKPLSFWMKRIAP from the coding sequence ATGACCGTCGAAATCAAGTCTCTTTCCGGCATTGATGCCGTTCCCTATTTTGATGACCTTGCGCATCTGCGCATTACAGTGTTCCGCGCCTTCCCCTATCTTTACGACGGGACGCTGGAACACGAACGCGAATATCTGGCGACCTATGCGCAGGCCGAGGGTGCCGTTTTCGTGCTGGCACTGGACGGCGACAAGGTGGTGGGCATGTCCACAGGCATGCCCATGGCTGTCGAAACCGAAGAGGTCAAGGCTCCCTTCATTGCCGCCGGATACGATCCCGAGCGCATTTTCTATTTTGGCGAAAGCGTGCTTCTGGACACGTATCGTGGCCAGGGTGCCGGCGTGCGTTTCTTCGAAGAGCGGGAAGCCCACGCAAAACGGCTTGGTGGTATCGAATGGTGCACGTTCTGTGCTGTCGAGCGCCCGGACAACCATCCACGCCGGCCTGCAGATTATGTGCCGCTCAACGCTTTCTGGGAAAAGCGCGGTTATCGCCATCACCCCGAACTGCACACCACATTTACCTGGCAGGACCTGGACGAGACGAGCAAAAGTTCAAAACCGCTGTCCTTCTGGATGAAGAGAATTGCCCCATGA
- a CDS encoding isopropylmalate/homocitrate/citramalate synthase produces the protein MTASETIRAYYDAFNRQDMEAFLALLTDDVVHDINQGERQAGKAAFASFMDHMNRCYKEALTDMVIMAAEDGKRASAEFVVNGEYLVTDEGLPEANGQKYVLPAGAFFELKNGKVARVTNYYNLNDWIAQVGA, from the coding sequence ATGACCGCTAGTGAGACCATTCGTGCCTATTACGATGCCTTCAACCGTCAGGACATGGAGGCGTTTCTGGCGCTGCTCACTGACGATGTCGTGCATGATATCAATCAGGGTGAGCGACAGGCGGGCAAGGCAGCCTTTGCCTCCTTCATGGATCACATGAACCGTTGCTACAAGGAAGCCCTCACGGACATGGTCATCATGGCTGCAGAGGATGGCAAGCGCGCGTCGGCCGAATTCGTTGTGAACGGCGAATACCTTGTAACGGATGAAGGCCTGCCGGAAGCCAACGGCCAAAAATACGTCCTGCCAGCCGGAGCCTTCTTCGAACTGAAGAATGGAAAAGTGGCCCGTGTGACCAACTACTACAACCTGAATGACTGGATTGCTCAGGTCGGGGCCTAA